TTTTATTGGCTTACAACATAATGATAAAGCAGGTTTGTTGAATTATGTAACTTAATTCAACAATAGTATTCTTTTCTCTCTGGTAGTTTAAAAATCCAAAGCAGAGATAGCGTTCTGCTTCTGCTTCTCAGTCACCCCCAAATAACGCTCCAAAGCCGCCAAAGTCCGATGCCCCGATATCTCCTGAATATGACGCAACGGTATCCCGGCATCGCTCATCCTGGTTAACGCAGTCCTCCTGAAACTGTGGGTACTAACGCCCTCAATCCCCAGCCGCACACAGGTATCTCTGAGGATTTTATCAGCACTGACCTTATGGATATGTAAGAGTCCATGCCGACCAGGGAACAAGAACTCTTTGCGGCGATTGGGGTTGTACTCTTCTAAATACTGCTTGAGCTTGGGATGCACTCGAATTTCCCTGGTGTCCCGCTTGCCCTTGGTGTTAACGCTCCGTAGCACCAACACCCCTCTAACACCGTTGCTACCAAACACATCTTTCACCGCCAAAGTGCAAGCTTCATTGATTCGGCAAGCAGCATAAAGGCACACGCCAAATAGAGCGCGATGGCGTAACCGCCCGCCGTAGGCGATCGCGTGGGTTGACAAAGCCCTCGTTAAATAGGAGATTAATTTGGTCGGGGGTAAGGATTTCTGCCCTGCCGAAGCGGTTGATTTTCATTGAAGATTGCAGATTGAAGATTGCAGATTGTTTTTGGAGATTGTAGAAGGAAGATTGAAGCAAGAGATTGATTAATTGGGGTTATAAATTCGAGAATCTTTCGGTTTTGACGGAGAAGATTGGAGATCGAAGATTGCAGATTGGAGATTGAATTTGGTACAAGCCCCGTCCCTGGTGGGCGGAATAAATCTAAAATCCTCAATCTCAAATCCTCAAGCTGCATCCCTTGTGGGTGCAGACAATCTGCCATCTGCCATCTGCAATCTCCAATGTGTTGACCTTAAGGTTTTGAGAGAAGACACCAGCATTGATACAATTTCGTTAGCTTCCTGCATCAAGTTCTGAAGCTTGTTAGAGTCCACTAATTTCGCTTTGACAATCAGTTCCATCCAATAGAGCGATTCATCGGCTGACTCTAATGTAATATTGAGCTTGGTGATCAGTTCAGCCGTTGATTTGGCACGACAAGCTGCCCGATAATTGGCTCCTACTGACGTTCCTGAACGGAGTAATTGTTTGCCTATGACTTGTGAAGTTGTTTGGTCTTTTGGTAAAGCCTCAACTAAATTAATTACCCGTAGAGCACTCGTATTGGGTTCTCTCCTTAAACTGCTCCTTGTCCATT
This Nostoc flagelliforme CCNUN1 DNA region includes the following protein-coding sequences:
- a CDS encoding four helix bundle protein; this translates as MGEKWTRSSLRREPNTSALRVINLVEALPKDQTTSQVIGKQLLRSGTSVGANYRAACRAKSTAELITKLNITLESADESLYWMELIVKAKLVDSNKLQNLMQEANEIVSMLVSSLKTLRSTHWRLQMADGRLSAPTRDAA